In Candidatus Sulfurimonas marisnigri, a single genomic region encodes these proteins:
- a CDS encoding argininosuccinate synthase, translating into MKKEVKKVVLAYSGGLDTSVILKWLQEEYKAEVITFTADLGQGEEVEPARQKALDNGIKPENIFILDIQEEFVKDYVFPMFRANAIYEGEYLLGTSIARPLIAKKQIEIAEKMGADAVSHGATGKGNDQVRFELGYLGLNPDITVIAPWREWDLNSREKLLSYAREHGINIDQKHVDTDGNPTVSPYSMDANLLHISYEGLHLENPMNEPEETMWLWSNSPENAPDEKEYITIGYKNGDPVSLNGKELSPASILRTLNEYGNKHGIGRIDIVENRFVGMKARGCYETPGGTIMLKAHRAIESICLDREEAHMKDGMIAKYSELIYNGFWFSPEREMMQAAIDTTQKYVQGTVKLKLYKGNVEVVGRESDMSLYSEEHSTFEEDEVYNQKDAEGFIRLNALRRIIAGKKRNK; encoded by the coding sequence ATGAAAAAAGAAGTTAAAAAAGTAGTCTTAGCATATTCTGGCGGACTTGATACTAGTGTTATTTTAAAATGGCTACAAGAAGAGTATAAAGCTGAAGTTATTACATTTACCGCAGATTTAGGTCAAGGTGAAGAGGTTGAACCTGCTCGTCAAAAAGCACTTGACAATGGTATCAAACCTGAAAATATTTTTATTCTTGATATTCAAGAAGAGTTTGTAAAAGATTATGTATTTCCTATGTTTAGAGCAAATGCAATTTATGAAGGTGAGTATCTACTAGGAACATCAATAGCAAGACCACTCATAGCAAAAAAGCAAATTGAAATTGCTGAAAAAATGGGTGCAGATGCAGTAAGTCATGGCGCAACTGGAAAAGGAAATGATCAAGTTAGATTTGAACTTGGATATCTAGGACTAAATCCTGACATCACTGTAATCGCTCCCTGGAGAGAGTGGGATTTAAACTCTCGTGAAAAACTTCTATCATATGCAAGAGAACATGGAATCAACATAGACCAAAAACATGTTGATACAGATGGGAATCCAACTGTAAGCCCTTACTCTATGGACGCAAACCTACTTCATATCTCGTATGAAGGTCTTCACTTAGAAAATCCAATGAATGAGCCTGAAGAGACTATGTGGTTGTGGTCAAACTCTCCAGAGAACGCTCCTGATGAAAAAGAGTACATCACCATCGGATACAAAAACGGTGACCCAGTTTCTTTAAACGGCAAAGAATTGTCTCCGGCTAGTATACTTAGAACTTTAAACGAATATGGAAACAAGCACGGTATTGGTAGAATTGATATTGTTGAGAATAGATTTGTTGGTATGAAAGCTCGTGGATGTTATGAAACACCAGGTGGAACAATTATGCTCAAAGCACACCGTGCAATTGAGTCTATCTGCTTAGACAGAGAAGAAGCTCATATGAAAGATGGAATGATTGCAAAATATTCTGAGCTTATTTACAATGGGTTCTGGTTCTCACCTGAGAGAGAAATGATGCAAGCGGCAATCGACACAACTCAGAAATACGTTCAAGGGACTGTAAAACTTAAACTTTACAAAGGCAACGTAGAAGTAGTTGGTCGTGAATCTGATATGTCACTATATTCAGAAGAGCATTCTACATTTGAAGAAGATGAAGTTTACAATCAAAAAGATGCAGAAGGTTTTATTAGACTAAACGCTCTTAGAAGAATTATTGCTGGTAAAAAAAGAAATAAATAA